A window from Rhizosphaericola mali encodes these proteins:
- a CDS encoding acyltransferase family protein: MKEIKSLTGLRGLAAVYVMIGHIGFLENKNGICYKIKPIRLFIDHGYISVDIFFILSGFVLMLVYGNTKWNRSYNIFTFIKKRIARIYPLYLFCFLIYFLIDYIFINSWFVGNGNLGFIFNLLLLQTPFNIAPLIGPSWSLSTEWIAYFLFPVLNIVVIKIKNEYLQFFISLGLVTCLFLIGISPGWVGHKNILHCSINVFSGIPALFRCIIGFYIGMLLCKLRIKLKNNKIVSCSCFQIVITATILLLIMFTYMDIFVFMLLIILIFSLSYENGLISKLLSHKILYNLGLFSYSIYLIHPLLIGELKDVIYYSLKKTSLSNNAFIISLTICLFLVIFYINILNCPQRRGF; this comes from the coding sequence ATGAAAGAAATTAAATCATTAACAGGTTTAAGAGGATTAGCCGCTGTCTATGTGATGATAGGTCATATTGGTTTTTTAGAAAATAAAAATGGTATATGCTATAAAATAAAGCCAATTCGCTTATTTATAGATCATGGATATATTTCAGTAGATATTTTTTTTATTCTTAGTGGCTTTGTCCTTATGTTAGTGTATGGAAACACTAAATGGAATCGTTCTTATAATATCTTTACGTTTATAAAAAAAAGAATCGCACGCATTTATCCTCTTTATCTATTTTGTTTTTTGATATATTTCCTTATAGATTATATTTTTATTAATTCTTGGTTTGTAGGTAATGGAAATTTAGGATTTATATTCAATTTATTACTTCTGCAAACACCCTTTAATATTGCTCCTCTGATTGGTCCATCTTGGTCTTTAAGTACGGAGTGGATTGCTTATTTTTTATTTCCAGTTCTTAATATAGTGGTAATTAAAATAAAAAATGAATATTTACAATTTTTTATTTCTTTGGGTTTAGTAACATGTTTGTTTTTGATTGGTATTTCTCCTGGGTGGGTTGGTCATAAAAATATTTTACATTGCTCGATCAATGTTTTTTCAGGAATACCTGCTCTATTTAGATGTATTATTGGTTTTTACATTGGTATGCTATTATGCAAATTACGAATAAAATTAAAAAACAATAAAATTGTTTCTTGTTCTTGTTTCCAAATTGTGATAACTGCGACTATTCTTCTATTAATTATGTTTACGTATATGGATATTTTTGTTTTTATGTTGCTTATAATTTTAATTTTTTCATTATCCTATGAAAATGGTCTAATTAGTAAATTATTGAGTCATAAAATTTTATATAACCTTGGTCTATTTAGCTATTCTATTTATCTAATACATCCATTGTTAATAGGAGAATTAAAAGATGTTATTTATTATTCACTAAAGAAAACTAGTCTTTCAAATAATGCTTTTATTATTTCGCTTACAATTTGCCTATTTTTAGTTATATTTTATATAAATATTTTGAATTGCCCGCAAAGAAGAGGCTTTTAA